A DNA window from Chryseobacterium sp. MEBOG06 contains the following coding sequences:
- a CDS encoding YncE family protein, with protein sequence MRITRILTVLFAFVLLFNISCSSDNESFEISPITYQDGYFISNEGNYTSYGANVMFLTRDLSLKQDNIYAYNNNNEILGDVLQAVGLNGNRAYLVMNNSNKIVVVDRYTFKKLGTITDQINNPRGITFANGFIYVANTNFSTNVNSVTKYKISDLSFVKKIDFTEVADKIVEAGGNVFVQNASSGYGNKITYINTATDNKTEITIPNGQIGRTVSYNSDVYTISSTTTDSYIYKVSSTGVLTPVITLTGIPNATNLQIDNGKFYFSSANKVYTTSVSTPAVPSSPLLTATDGGPYLTLYGFTVVDGRIFASDVKQFKANSGMTVYSANTGGVLKVIENTGGIGANGTYVNP encoded by the coding sequence ATGAGAATAACCAGAATTTTAACAGTGCTATTTGCATTTGTACTATTGTTTAACATTTCTTGTAGCAGTGACAATGAAAGTTTTGAAATTTCGCCAATCACGTATCAGGATGGGTATTTTATTTCTAATGAAGGAAATTATACTTCCTATGGAGCTAATGTAATGTTCCTTACAAGAGATTTAAGCCTGAAACAAGATAATATCTATGCTTATAATAACAACAATGAAATATTGGGGGATGTTCTTCAGGCGGTAGGTCTGAATGGAAATAGGGCTTACCTTGTGATGAACAATTCTAATAAAATTGTAGTGGTGGATCGTTATACTTTTAAGAAATTGGGTACAATCACAGATCAGATCAACAATCCAAGAGGTATTACCTTCGCGAATGGATTTATCTATGTAGCTAATACCAATTTCTCTACCAATGTTAACAGTGTAACGAAGTATAAAATTTCTGACCTGTCATTTGTAAAGAAAATCGACTTTACTGAAGTTGCAGATAAAATTGTAGAAGCAGGTGGAAATGTTTTTGTACAGAATGCTTCATCAGGGTATGGAAATAAGATTACTTATATTAATACAGCTACTGATAATAAGACTGAGATTACTATCCCAAATGGTCAGATTGGTAGAACAGTTTCCTATAACTCTGATGTGTATACGATTTCTTCAACTACAACAGATTCTTATATCTATAAGGTTTCAAGCACAGGAGTTCTGACTCCAGTTATTACATTAACGGGAATTCCAAACGCTACAAATCTTCAGATTGATAACGGGAAATTCTACTTCAGTTCTGCAAATAAAGTATATACTACAAGTGTAAGCACTCCTGCTGTTCCTAGTAGTCCGCTATTAACTGCAACAGATGGTGGCCCTTATTTAACTTTATACGGATTTACGGTTGTAGACGGAAGAATCTTTGCTTCAGATGTTAAGCAGTTCAAAGCAAATAGTGGAATGACGGTATACTCTGCAAATACAGGGGGTGTACTCAAAGTTATTGAAAATACTGGTGGTATAGGAGCTAATGGAACCTATGTAAATCCATAA
- a CDS encoding TonB-dependent receptor plug domain-containing protein has product MDIKRSLALLFSSYGCFLFGQEKAIDTIYIFDNQMNRVKLFHPVKTITAEDTEKNSTNLSELLRFQSQVYIKENGRGAVSSPSFRGTTAQQTAFVWNGININSNFLGQGDITNMPLFGYDQIGIKAGGGSVVYGSGAIGGSIHMNNTLDFNKGFHGGLFSEVASFNTFNNFVKGSYSNDRFSFKASGNYSVSENDYKVSDLNYINRNGNYYNTTFNAGASYKITDEHKVSWQSQFFDSSQHYPIYEETATKTKYKTQSVRSLIAWDWNKTKFSNSFKAAYTEENFQYFGALDLPKSSGGTGKNYILKNDFNYFLNSKWNINLIGEFQVNKGEGYKSGIVDVSRNVGSVSALLRYFVTKDLRFEGGFKKDFVEDINSPALYSFSGKWNTSKWYNVGLNLSKNFRYPSFNDIYYEPGGNKDLRPETSVQVDMNHEFKVKNFKLTVSPYYMGVTDLIVWLPTALGYWQAFNVNKSESYGLESQLSFNKQLGNHKIGLNAGYYYTRSIDKETHKQMPYVPIHRGTANVDYEYSFLKFFAQGLLNGGTYITGDEDRKAAIDSYFILNAGISATVSKRYTLGVKVNNVTNTYYKTVSFYPLPKRNYSVYAAINF; this is encoded by the coding sequence ATGGATATAAAAAGATCTTTAGCACTGCTTTTTTCATCTTATGGCTGTTTTCTTTTCGGACAAGAGAAAGCCATTGATACTATTTACATCTTCGACAACCAGATGAACAGGGTAAAACTCTTTCATCCGGTGAAAACCATTACAGCCGAAGATACAGAGAAAAATTCTACTAACCTTTCAGAACTGCTCAGGTTTCAATCTCAGGTTTATATTAAAGAAAATGGACGTGGGGCTGTTTCTTCACCTTCTTTCAGAGGAACTACTGCACAGCAGACCGCCTTTGTATGGAACGGAATTAATATCAATTCCAACTTTCTGGGACAAGGAGATATCACCAATATGCCTCTGTTCGGATATGATCAGATCGGAATAAAAGCTGGTGGCGGAAGTGTGGTATACGGAAGTGGAGCCATCGGAGGAAGTATTCACATGAACAATACTCTTGATTTTAATAAGGGATTTCATGGGGGACTATTTTCAGAGGTTGCCTCTTTCAATACGTTTAATAACTTTGTTAAAGGATCTTACAGCAATGACAGGTTCAGCTTTAAAGCTTCAGGAAATTACTCTGTAAGTGAAAATGATTATAAGGTAAGCGACCTTAATTATATCAACAGGAACGGAAATTATTACAATACTACATTTAATGCAGGAGCTTCCTACAAAATAACTGATGAGCATAAAGTTTCGTGGCAAAGCCAGTTTTTTGACTCTTCACAGCATTATCCTATCTATGAAGAAACCGCAACGAAAACGAAATATAAAACCCAGAGTGTAAGAAGCCTTATCGCATGGGACTGGAATAAAACAAAATTCAGCAACTCTTTCAAAGCTGCTTATACAGAAGAAAATTTTCAGTATTTTGGAGCTTTGGATCTGCCTAAATCAAGCGGTGGCACAGGGAAAAACTATATTTTGAAAAATGATTTCAATTATTTTCTGAATTCAAAGTGGAATATCAATCTTATTGGAGAATTTCAGGTCAATAAAGGAGAAGGTTATAAAAGTGGAATAGTAGATGTAAGCAGGAATGTAGGTTCTGTTTCCGCATTGCTAAGATATTTCGTAACAAAGGACCTGCGTTTTGAAGGTGGGTTTAAAAAGGATTTTGTAGAAGATATCAATTCTCCGGCTTTGTATTCTTTCTCAGGAAAATGGAATACTTCAAAATGGTATAATGTAGGGCTTAATTTATCCAAGAATTTCAGATATCCGTCATTTAATGATATCTATTATGAGCCGGGAGGGAATAAGGATCTGAGACCGGAAACCTCTGTTCAGGTAGATATGAACCACGAGTTTAAAGTGAAGAATTTTAAACTTACCGTTTCCCCTTATTATATGGGAGTGACCGATCTTATTGTATGGCTGCCTACAGCTCTTGGGTATTGGCAGGCTTTCAACGTTAATAAATCCGAATCATACGGATTGGAATCTCAATTGTCTTTTAATAAACAATTGGGGAATCATAAGATTGGGCTGAATGCCGGGTATTATTACACGAGATCAATTGATAAGGAAACCCATAAACAGATGCCTTACGTTCCTATACATAGAGGAACGGCAAATGTAGATTATGAGTATAGCTTCCTTAAATTCTTTGCACAGGGACTATTGAATGGGGGTACTTATATAACAGGTGATGAAGATAGAAAAGCCGCAATTGATTCTTATTTTATTTTAAACGCCGGCATTTCTGCGACGGTTTCCAAAAGATATACTTTAGGAGTTAAAGTGAATAATGTAACAAATACCTATTATAAAACAGTTTCTTTTTATCCTTTGCCTAAAAGAAATTACAGCGTTTATGCAGCAATAAATTTTTAA
- the pafA gene encoding alkaline phosphatase PafA: MLRKISIAAVTFLSVVTINAQKNKNTQLERPKLVVGLVVDQMRWDYLYRFYGKFGNDGFKRLLNTGYSLNNVHIPYVPTITALGHTCIYTGSVPAIHGIAGNDWTDKETGKGVYCTADESVQPVGTTNTKIGSHSPKNLWSTTVTDELRLATNFQGKVIGVSLKDRASILPAGHTPNGAFWFDDSTGNFITSTWYMNDLPQWVKSFNTQNLPEKLVANGWNTLLPINQYTESAPDNSPWEGLLGSAKTPTFPYSNLAKDYQDKKDNIRYTPFGNTLTLKLAEASVEGEKLGGDNITDFLAINLASTDYAGHKFGPNSIEVEDVYIRLDQDLAEFFNYLDSKVGKGEYTVFLSADHGGAHSVGFLKEHKIPTGFFGEGAQKDLNQKLKEKFGADKLINAIDNYQIYFDRKVLADSKLELDDVRNFAVKELEKDPTVLYAVSVDKVQEASIPEPIKQRIINGINRQRSGDIQLISHDSMLPPYSKTGTTHSVWNSYDSHIPLIFMGWGVKQGESNKAYYMTDIAPTVSSLLKIQFPSGNVGNPITEVIGK; this comes from the coding sequence ATGCTTAGGAAAATTTCAATTGCGGCAGTTACTTTTTTGTCCGTAGTTACAATCAATGCACAGAAGAATAAAAATACCCAGCTGGAAAGACCGAAATTAGTGGTGGGTCTGGTCGTAGATCAGATGCGTTGGGATTATTTATACCGTTTTTATGGCAAATTCGGAAATGACGGTTTCAAAAGACTGTTGAATACAGGATATTCTTTAAATAATGTACATATTCCATATGTTCCTACTATTACAGCTTTGGGGCATACCTGTATCTATACAGGTTCTGTACCGGCAATTCATGGTATTGCAGGAAATGACTGGACAGATAAAGAAACAGGTAAAGGTGTATACTGTACGGCAGATGAAAGCGTTCAGCCTGTAGGAACCACCAATACAAAAATTGGCAGCCACTCTCCCAAAAACCTTTGGTCTACCACAGTAACGGATGAGCTGAGACTGGCAACCAACTTCCAGGGAAAGGTAATTGGTGTTTCTCTGAAAGACCGTGCCTCTATACTTCCGGCAGGACATACGCCAAACGGAGCTTTCTGGTTTGATGACAGTACAGGGAATTTTATTACAAGTACATGGTATATGAATGATCTTCCTCAATGGGTAAAATCATTCAATACACAGAACCTACCGGAAAAACTGGTAGCAAATGGCTGGAATACCTTACTCCCGATCAATCAGTATACAGAAAGTGCGCCTGACAATTCTCCATGGGAAGGATTACTGGGAAGTGCAAAGACCCCTACATTCCCTTACAGCAATCTGGCTAAAGATTATCAGGATAAAAAAGATAATATCCGCTATACTCCTTTCGGAAATACGCTGACACTGAAGCTGGCAGAAGCTTCTGTAGAGGGTGAAAAACTGGGTGGTGACAATATTACAGACTTCTTGGCAATTAACCTTGCTTCTACAGATTATGCCGGACACAAATTCGGGCCTAACTCTATTGAAGTGGAAGATGTTTATATCAGATTAGATCAGGATCTGGCAGAATTCTTTAATTATCTGGATTCAAAAGTTGGAAAAGGAGAGTATACTGTTTTCCTTTCTGCTGACCATGGTGGAGCACACTCTGTAGGATTCCTGAAAGAACATAAGATCCCGACAGGTTTCTTTGGAGAAGGAGCTCAGAAAGATCTTAACCAAAAACTGAAAGAGAAATTCGGAGCTGATAAATTAATCAATGCCATCGATAATTATCAGATCTATTTCGACAGAAAAGTATTGGCTGACAGTAAGCTTGAATTAGATGACGTAAGAAACTTCGCCGTTAAGGAGCTTGAAAAAGACCCTACTGTTTTATATGCCGTTTCTGTAGATAAAGTTCAGGAAGCAAGTATTCCGGAACCTATCAAACAAAGAATTATCAACGGAATCAACAGACAGAGAAGTGGTGATATTCAATTGATTTCTCATGACTCTATGCTTCCTCCATACTCTAAAACAGGAACTACACACAGTGTATGGAATTCTTATGATTCACATATTCCATTAATCTTTATGGGATGGGGAGTTAAGCAGGGAGAAAGTAATAAGGCCTATTATATGACCGATATTGCTCCTACTGTTTCTTCATTACTTAAAATTCAGTTTCCAAGCGGAAATGTTGGAAATCCAATCACAGAGGTTATTGGTAAATAA
- a CDS encoding VOC family protein, with product MIKFKYVILYVENVEQSMNFYKNTFNAEIKFITSEKDYGELITGETGLSFASIDLAGSNIKKGFLTSKTSSKPFGIELGFVTDDVEALVEKAIQNGAVLYEDITVKPWGQKTAYITDPDHYLIEICTEIK from the coding sequence ATGATCAAGTTCAAATATGTTATTCTATACGTTGAAAATGTGGAGCAGTCTATGAATTTTTATAAAAACACATTCAATGCAGAAATAAAGTTCATTACTTCTGAAAAAGATTACGGAGAGCTGATTACCGGAGAAACAGGTTTGTCATTTGCTTCTATTGATCTGGCCGGTTCCAATATAAAGAAGGGGTTTTTAACCTCAAAAACAAGCAGCAAACCTTTTGGAATAGAACTGGGATTTGTAACAGATGACGTTGAGGCTCTGGTCGAAAAGGCCATTCAAAACGGGGCTGTTCTTTATGAAGATATTACAGTAAAACCGTGGGGACAAAAAACCGCCTATATCACAGATCCTGATCATTATCTTATAGAAATCTGTACAGAAATTAAATAA
- a CDS encoding GNAT family N-acetyltransferase: MEKLVHNPSVNWGHNGYTTDRIYSVSSIELAGSFEFILKEKLISYSKIWETGSDELEELNHIVEKGNSFGAYINGELAGWIICEQRAWNNSFYIENILVDEKHRRQGIGIQLIKGAIKEARKLKSRVIELETQNTNYPAIQFYRRMGFNITGLNTRLYENPEEIALFMTLDMD, encoded by the coding sequence TTGGAAAAACTAGTGCATAACCCCAGCGTAAACTGGGGGCATAATGGCTATACCACAGACAGAATATATTCAGTTTCGTCTATTGAGCTGGCAGGGTCTTTTGAATTTATTTTGAAAGAAAAATTGATTTCATATAGCAAAATCTGGGAAACCGGTTCAGATGAACTTGAAGAACTTAATCATATTGTTGAAAAAGGAAATTCTTTTGGTGCCTATATCAATGGAGAACTGGCAGGCTGGATCATCTGTGAACAGAGAGCATGGAATAACAGTTTTTATATTGAAAATATTTTAGTTGACGAAAAACACAGACGACAGGGAATCGGAATCCAACTGATTAAAGGCGCCATTAAAGAAGCCAGAAAATTAAAAAGCAGAGTCATTGAACTTGAAACCCAAAACACCAACTACCCTGCTATTCAGTTTTACAGAAGAATGGGATTCAATATTACAGGGCTGAATACAAGGTTATATGAAAATCCCGAAGAAATAGCTCTTTTCATGACGTTAGATATGGATTAA
- a CDS encoding tetratricopeptide repeat protein yields the protein MVRTIFLITAIAAFSFINAQKTTFKCKEVYDAVKLIDEEKYDEAIVILKECEIKDPEDYTYPYEIALAYIKKTDYKNAILLLEKIKGYSNINDYYYALLGNAYDLSGNPEQAIKSYDEGLKKFPASGRLYLEKGVVLESQGKIKAAVETYEKGIRAEPMYPSNYYRISQLYLNSKDILYGLMYGEIFLNLERTTSRSKEMSKLLYNSYKSAVKFTNQDTTIDLCQAVLIIEKNSKPDNLPFCIVFSRHFAVATAREKEINLETLSSIRRRLLKEYFNNNYSPSNVLLSYHKTMENNDLFNAYNHYIFQMGDQEAFNEWQTNNKPEYDKFVNWYTEEANLLKITKSSLYLSDQIK from the coding sequence ATGGTACGAACAATCTTTCTTATCACTGCGATAGCTGCTTTTTCGTTCATTAATGCTCAAAAAACTACATTTAAGTGTAAAGAAGTATATGATGCAGTCAAATTAATTGATGAAGAAAAATATGACGAAGCTATAGTTATATTGAAAGAATGTGAAATAAAAGATCCGGAAGATTATACTTACCCTTATGAGATTGCTTTAGCCTATATCAAAAAAACAGATTACAAAAATGCGATATTGCTGTTGGAAAAAATCAAAGGTTATTCCAATATCAATGACTATTATTATGCACTACTCGGAAATGCTTATGATCTTTCCGGTAATCCTGAACAGGCAATAAAAAGTTATGATGAAGGGTTAAAAAAATTTCCTGCTTCCGGAAGATTATATCTGGAAAAAGGTGTTGTTCTGGAATCTCAGGGAAAAATAAAAGCAGCTGTTGAAACCTATGAAAAAGGGATCAGAGCAGAACCAATGTACCCATCAAATTATTACAGAATTTCTCAATTATATCTTAACTCTAAAGATATTTTGTACGGTCTCATGTATGGTGAGATTTTCTTAAATCTGGAACGTACTACTTCCCGTTCGAAAGAAATGAGTAAACTTTTATACAACAGTTATAAAAGCGCTGTAAAATTCACGAACCAGGATACTACAATTGATCTCTGCCAGGCCGTACTGATTATTGAAAAAAATAGCAAGCCTGATAACCTTCCTTTCTGTATCGTTTTCAGCAGGCACTTTGCAGTGGCTACAGCTAGAGAGAAAGAAATTAATCTGGAAACGCTGTCATCCATCAGAAGACGATTACTGAAAGAATATTTCAATAATAATTACAGTCCTTCAAATGTATTATTAAGCTATCATAAAACAATGGAGAACAATGACCTGTTTAATGCTTATAATCATTACATTTTTCAAATGGGAGATCAGGAGGCTTTTAATGAATGGCAGACAAACAATAAGCCGGAATACGACAAATTTGTAAACTGGTATACTGAAGAGGCAAATCTTCTTAAGATTACCAAAAGCAGTCTGTACCTATCTGATCAGATAAAATAA
- a CDS encoding T9SS type A sorting domain-containing protein has product MKKIYLGAFTLCAILGSAQEILWQKDLKSSTQDFLSQVTTTIDGQYLISGSSIQSNKLQASGSKHNNGYDFRLVKLNQNGEEVWEKYFSGTNHDYLSATVATQEGGFVVTGTSHSGKGLDKKEDSKGNSDIWLIRINEFGDEIWQKTLGTAADEEARAVIQTTDLGFFVAGNVQNSSKGYGSKDVLIIRLDKDGKELSQLIWGGKGLDEVEKMIPTKDGGALLGIYSRSSAVQGKTSPIKDAKNTSDTRHLTIVQKQSDNFGEGDYTVLKIDKNGKIEWEKNFGGKGDDHIRTLALTSTGYIIGGESRSEISGNKTVGIEEGTDLWLIFLNERGEEQSQKSYNFGNRDLLMGMSVIQSQDSRARNQDLTKGLLIGGYTQAEGRIEENDETFWILYLDHNGNEQWRKYVKGESRQKEERLSDLKLNRDGSIILAGTSATELGKENWKIVKLGDKQVDQLMEKFDIKIYPNPVSDYAYVEIGFDFKEADIMLYDMSGRQLQSLKTKNKVTKINTQALVQGAYLVTIKTDTNKTANTKLIKK; this is encoded by the coding sequence ATGAAAAAAATCTACCTCGGTGCATTTACCTTATGCGCTATTCTGGGATCAGCCCAGGAAATTTTATGGCAGAAGGATCTGAAATCTTCAACACAGGACTTTCTGAGCCAGGTGACTACTACCATTGATGGTCAGTATCTGATCAGCGGAAGTTCTATTCAAAGCAATAAGCTTCAGGCTTCAGGCAGCAAACACAATAACGGTTACGATTTTAGATTAGTCAAATTAAATCAGAATGGAGAAGAGGTGTGGGAGAAATATTTCTCCGGAACCAATCATGATTATCTGTCTGCAACAGTCGCTACACAGGAAGGTGGATTCGTTGTCACAGGGACTTCGCATTCAGGAAAAGGTCTTGACAAAAAAGAAGATTCTAAAGGAAATTCAGACATTTGGTTAATCAGAATCAATGAATTTGGAGACGAGATTTGGCAGAAAACATTAGGTACTGCCGCTGACGAGGAAGCCAGAGCGGTTATTCAAACCACGGATTTAGGATTTTTTGTGGCCGGAAATGTTCAGAATTCTTCCAAAGGTTACGGTTCTAAAGATGTCCTGATCATCAGGCTCGACAAAGACGGAAAAGAACTGTCCCAATTAATCTGGGGCGGAAAAGGACTTGATGAAGTTGAAAAAATGATCCCAACGAAAGACGGCGGAGCCTTACTCGGAATTTATTCCAGAAGTTCAGCGGTACAAGGTAAGACATCTCCCATAAAAGATGCCAAAAATACATCCGACACCCGACACCTGACTATTGTACAAAAGCAAAGCGACAATTTCGGTGAAGGAGATTATACGGTTCTTAAAATAGATAAAAACGGAAAAATTGAGTGGGAAAAAAACTTTGGTGGCAAAGGTGATGATCACATCAGAACGCTTGCTTTGACTTCCACAGGATACATTATCGGAGGTGAATCCAGATCAGAAATATCAGGAAACAAAACGGTAGGCATTGAAGAGGGTACTGACCTGTGGTTGATTTTTTTAAACGAGAGAGGTGAAGAACAGTCGCAGAAATCTTACAATTTTGGGAACCGTGATCTCTTAATGGGAATGAGTGTCATTCAGAGTCAAGATTCAAGAGCCAGGAACCAGGACCTAACTAAAGGATTGCTTATAGGGGGATATACGCAGGCTGAAGGAAGAATAGAAGAAAATGACGAGACTTTCTGGATTTTATACCTTGATCATAATGGGAATGAACAATGGAGAAAGTATGTAAAAGGAGAATCCAGACAGAAAGAAGAGAGACTTTCAGATCTGAAACTGAACAGAGACGGCTCTATTATTCTGGCAGGTACCAGTGCCACAGAACTGGGCAAAGAAAACTGGAAGATTGTGAAGCTGGGAGACAAACAGGTTGATCAGTTAATGGAGAAATTTGATATCAAGATCTATCCGAATCCGGTATCTGATTATGCTTATGTAGAAATTGGCTTTGATTTTAAAGAGGCTGATATTATGCTGTATGATATGAGCGGAAGGCAGCTTCAGAGCTTGAAAACAAAGAATAAAGTAACCAAGATTAATACGCAGGCACTGGTTCAGGGCGCTTATCTGGTGACGATAAAAACGGATACGAATAAAACGGCGAATACTAAATTGATTAAGAAATAA